The proteins below are encoded in one region of Rana temporaria chromosome 2, aRanTem1.1, whole genome shotgun sequence:
- the CDX2 gene encoding homeobox protein CDX-2, translating into MYVSYLRDKDVGMYPGSMRGHPGLQNYPTAPQYPDYGGYPGLSLETAAPSSGSSPWITPYGPPREDWCHPAYSSGHTPINPSPGGSLGYSPVPDYPTGQSQGPPCVGVLQAGHQPPVSPGVAEGHRRHHYEWMRKPGTHGNLGGKTRTKDKYRVVYTDHQRLELEKEFHYSRYITIRRKSELAANLGLSERQVKIWFQNRRAKERKITKKRIQQTQTGQNGQDTLSPASSMGHMMSLSGTSVGPMTNIVTQ; encoded by the exons ATGTACGTCAGTTACCTTCGAGATAAGGACGTTGGCATGTACCCTGGATCTATGAGAGGCCACCCTGGGCTCCAGAACTACCCCACTGCCCCCCAATACCCTGATTATGGGGGATACCCCGGACTGAGCTTAGAGACTGCAGCaccttcttctggatcctcaccCTGGATCACACCCTATGGTCCCCCCAGGGAAGACTGGTGCCACCCTGCCTACTCATCAGGACATACTCCCATTAACCCTTCACCAGGGGGCAGCCTGGGCTACAGTCCTGTGCCTGACTACCCAACTGGACAGAGCCAAGGGCCACCCTGTGTTGGGGTGCTGCAGGCTGGGCATCAACCTCCAGTCTCTCCAGGGGTGGCAGAGGGCCACAGGAGGCATCACTATGAGTGGATGAGGAAGCCGGGCACACATGGAAACTTGG GAGGGAAAACCCGGACAAAGGACAAGTATCGGGTGGTCTACACGGACCACCAGCGGTTGGAGCTGGAGAAGGAATTCCACTACAGTAGGTACATCACCATCAGGAGGAAGTCGGAGCTGGCAGCCAACCTGGGGCTCTCTGAACGACAG GTGAAGATCTGGTTCCAGAACAGAAGAGCTAAAGAACGAAAGATTACCAAGAAAAGAATCCAGCAGACTCAGACTGGACAAAATGGACAGGATACCCTGAGCCCAGCGTCCTCTATGGGTCACATGATGTCTCTGTCTGGCACCAGTGTGGGTCCAATGACAAATATCGTCACTCAGTGA